In a single window of the Rhineura floridana isolate rRhiFlo1 chromosome 3, rRhiFlo1.hap2, whole genome shotgun sequence genome:
- the OTOP3 gene encoding proton channel OTOP3, protein MDLQEAVCQRHHRQEAGGNQPAPPQPEGWKINYEKSWLHRHCSSLLRRDKQAQKAGQLFSGLLAMNVVFLGCAFICSMIFNKVVITLKDVWIFLSILKILALVWIACYLLFTRRKPHAILYRDAHAGPVWVKGSLILFGVCSVLLHVIRIGYDIIHIQCKSQVDILFPSLGILFICIQTYFIWCHAKDCTQVQHNFTRCGLMLTLATNLLLWLLAVTDDSVHREIESELNHSAQGVEGNGTGSCKCSNTTACKVFQKGYILLYPFNTEYCLICCSMLYVMWKNVGRRIAQHHISCTKPRFKLHGVIFGPLLGISAIIIGICIFMVYQIQATSSSPSQQTFILYYSYYIFLLPVMTVGALVGTIIHGLEERELDTLKNPTRSLDVILLMGAALGQIGISYFSIVAIVATNPTDLLNSIILAYSVSLIMQHITQNIFIIEGLHRQPLLVDEGPSHAAHSMKGFLSAQSPPSEHMIASYACQEPASSTANKKAEKNEKETCENTSPKVYNLEIRQEIRKVSQTYIQTYSHLNWKRKALKEISSFLIMCNIILWILPSFGAHPVFENGLEKSFYGYSTWFAIVNFGLPLGVFYRMHSVGDLLEVYRST, encoded by the exons ATGGATCTCCAAGAGGCAGTGTGCCAGAGACACCATCGCCAGGAAGCTGGAGGAAATCAGCCTGCTCCCCCACAACCAGAGGGCTGGAAGATCAACTATGAGAAATCCTGGCTACACCGCCATTGTTCTTCACTGTTGCGCAGGGACAAGCAGGCCCAGAAGGCAGGGCAGCTCTTCTCGGGATTGCTGGCCATGAACGTGGTGTTTCTAGGCTGTGCTTTCATCTGCAGCATGATTTTTAACAAGGTGGTCATTACCCTGAAAGACGTCTGGATTTTCCTGTCCATCCTCAAGATCCTGGCGTTAGTCTGGATAGCATGCTATTTACTGTTCACTAGGCGGAAGCCACATGCTATCTTGTATCGGGATGCCCACGCGGGGCCAGTGTGGGTTAAAG GATCTCTGATACTGTTTGGCGTTTGCAGTGTCCTTCTGCATGTGATCCGGATTGGGTATGATATTATCCATATTCAGTGTAAATCCCAAGTGGACATTTTGTTCCCATCCTTAGGAATTCTCTTCATCTGCATTCAG ACTTACTTTATATGGTGTCATGCGAAGGACTGTACCCAGGTTCAGCACAACTTCACCAG ATGTGGGCTAATGCTGACCTTGGCCACTAACCTCCTGTTGTGGCTCTTAGCTGTGACCGATGACTCAGTTCACAGGGAAATTGAATCAGAACTAAACCATTCTGCGCAGGGAGTTGAAG GCAATGGGACAGGCTCCTGCAAGTGCTCAAACACAACAGCCTGCAAGGTCTTCCAGAAAGGCTATATTTTGCTATACCCCTTCAACACAGAATACTGCCTGATCTGCTGCTCCATGCTCTATGTCATGTGGAAGAATGTGGGCCGGCGCATTGCTCAGCACCATATCTCTTGTACCAAGCCCAGATTCAAACTCCACGGGGTAATTTTTGGGCCACTGCTTGGCATCTCGGCAATAATCATTGGTATCTGTATTTTCATGGTGTATCAGATCCAAGCCACCAGTTCCTCCCCTAGTCAACAAACGTTCATCCTCTATTATTCCTACTACATCTTTTTGTTGCCTGTGATGACAGTTGGGGCCTTGGTTGGAACCATCATCCATGGCCTAGAAGAGAGGGAGCTGGATACACTGAAAAACCCAACACGGAGTCTTGATGTGATATTGCTAATGGGAGCAGCCTTAGGCCAGATTGGCATCTCTTACTTTTCCATTGTAGCCATTGTGGCCACAAACCCAACGGATTTGTTAAATAGCATCATCCTAGCCTATTCAGTGAGCCTCATCATGCAACACATCACCCAGAATATCTTCATTATTGAGGGGCTCCATAGGCAGCCACTGCTGGTGGATGAAGGCCCCAGCCACGCTGCACATTCCATGAAAGGTTTTCTCTCAGCCCAGAGCCCACCCAGTGAACACATGATTGCATCCTATGCCTGCCAAGAGCCTGCCTCATCCACTGCCAACAAAAAGGCAGAGAAGAATGAAAAAGAGACATGTGAAAATACTTCTCCAAAAGTTTACAACTTAGAGATAAGACAAGAAATCCGGAAAGTTTCACAGACCTACATTCAGACCTACAGCCATTTGAATTGGAAAAGGAAAGCTCTGAAGGAGATCTCCAGCTTTTTGATCATGTGTAACATCATA TTGTGGATTCTGCCATCATTTGGAGCACATCCAGTGTTTGAGAATGGATTAGAGAAATCATTTTATGGCTACTCCACCTGGTTTGCTATCGTCAATTTTGGGCTTCCCTTGGGTGTGTTCTACAGAATGCATTCTGTCGGTGATCTTCTGGAGGTATACCGGTCCACCTGA